The nucleotide sequence cgctcttatccagagcgacttacaaattggtgcattcaccttatgacatccagtggaacagccactttacaatagtgcatctaaatattttaagggggggggtgagaaggattactttatcctatcctaagtattccttaaagaggtggggtttcaggtgtctccggaaggtggtgattgactccgctgtcctggcgtcgtgagggagtttgttccaccattggggagccagagcagcgaacagttttgactgggctgagcgggaactgtacttcctcagtggtagggagacgagcaggccagaggtggatgaacgcagtgcccttatttgggtgtagggcctgatcagagcctggaggtactgaggtgccgttcccctcacagctccgtaggcaagcaccatggtcttgtagcggatgcgagcttcaactggaagccagtggagagagcggaggagcggggtaacgtgagagaacttgggaaggttgaacactagacgggctgcggcgttctggatgagttgtaggggtttaatggcacaggcagggagcccagccaacagcgagttgcagtaatccagacgggagatgacaagtgcctggattaggacctgcgccgcttcctgtgtgaggcagggtcgtactctgcggatgttgtagagcatgaacctacaggaacgtgccaccgtcttgatgttagttgagaacgacagggtgttgtccaggatcacaccaaggttcttagcgctctgggaggaggacacaatggagttgtcaaccgtgatggcgagatcatggaacgggcagtccttccccgggaggaagagcagctccgtcttgccgaagttcagcttgaggtggtgatccgtcatccacactgatatgtctgccagacatgcagagatgcgatctaTATAAACTAATGCTTCCGTGGTGCCCCAGGTTATTGACGAGTTAACCGTTGCATGGTTTAATTCAATCGTGTTATCAAACGTTAGGTAATCAATTTGATAAAATAGCTTGTCGTCACATTAAAGAAGTCAGAGACACGACACTTCCTACAAATATCTTGGTATCAGTCTTGATCACAAGCTGTCATTGAAAAAAACATGTCACAGAGCTGGTTTTTGAAGTAAAATCTATATTTTTTAAGAAACAAAGCATGTCTGACTTCCATTAATAGTAAGGATATTGTCCATGCCACTTGTCTATTTTAGATTATGGGGACATTCTAGATGCGGTTTTCCTGCTTCTGCTTAGCAACCAGCTAATTATTCAaatcaggtgcgctagattaTGGTTGGTGCGAAATCCTACAGGACTGCTCCGGTTTAAGGTCTGTTTTGATAAGTTATTTACCAAGACCCACAGCTTTATTCCTCTCCCATTCTAATGAAGATATGCGTAGCAAAGAGCTTGCGAGACAGACTCATCTTTCATCAGAAGTTTAATTCAATATGTACACGATTCTTAATAAAGCACTGGATTTCACATGTAATACATCGAGAAACCGTTCCTATCCTGTCCCCCTGTCTAGCAGTATGGGAGAGTCACAGTCCAACTAGTCATTTACAATTAATGATAACATCTCCAAGTCTGGTTAGAGCCCTACTATCTACATTCTGTACGCATGTCATTTTGACCGAAATAAGACATTTGATGCCGACACAGGAAAGACAACAAAAAGATATAAGTGAAAGCAGAAGTGTCAAGCGTGTTGATGTCATTGCTGAAACTCCTGGAAGTACAGTGAGAGCACATTGTTGGTCAGTTACGTTGTCTACATATCAGTGTGGTGGTGGGCTTGGTAGTCGGGATCTCCCCTGGGTGCTGGCAGGGGTTACTTCAGAGGGGAGGTCTTCATGGGGATCATTATTCTGGACTCCATGTGCTGGATCAGcggaactgacagaggagaggaatgaagagGGTCACTTAAACATATTACTACACTTTCAGCTCTTCATATATAATGTCGCTCGAAGGATGGACAGACAGCGAGTGAGATACACAGAAAAAGAGCCAACTGACCTGTGTAATAGACAACCTCATCCCAGCCTTCATGTTGCCAAGCTGCGTTCCTGGTGTCTTCTCTCGACTGGAGGTCTTTGTAGGCTAGAAACAGACAATACACAGAAAGCATTCATATCAAAGTCCCTGAAAAATGTCCATGCTGTATAGTTGATTCATTATTTTGTTGAGTAGGTACAATGTATGTACAACTCAACAAAATACAGCAAATTCAAAACGAGACACCAGAGTGAAACTATAATAATTGAGTTGGTACAAAATGTATCCCAGGTACATTTCCATGTCACCCAGTGTTCGTTAattctggtcctggggacccaaagtgGTGGACATTATAGATTTTGCCCTAGTactacacacctgattccactTATTGATGATGAACTGATTATTTGAATAAGGTATGGCAAAAAAAAAAGCTAAggcaggattaagaaacactgctcaAAATTAGGGTTCGTACTGACAGTGGCAAGTCAAAGAGTTAAGTTTCTTTTATGTGAGGAAAACGGCACGTGAACGGCTCCCAGAACTGCAGGAGCAGGCTGCCGCTATCGCGGGCGCTAAGTGAATGAGGCGATTGGCAAATAAAGCTCTGGAGTTTGTTGCAGAGAAAAAGTCAATGTAGAACTAGCGCCAGATGCAGCGTTGCATCTTTCCCCCTTCATGTGGCTCTTCTGGGCCGAGTCACCCATGTTTGCAATGTCAAAGTCTGACGCAAAAAAGTGggtaaactatactgaacaaaaatataaagcgcaacatgtaaagtgttggaccCATGTTTaattagctgaaataaaagatctcagaaatgttccatacgcacaaaaggcAGGGTTGAATCTAGTTTCCCGGCACTTTAGCTATCGATGTGGCATTTGGCAGTCAATTCTGCACCCGTCTGATTGGCAGTGTGGGTGGAATGAGCCCACTTGGGGGAAATAAGTAAATAAAAATCAGTAGTCTGCCTGGAAATTAATTagtcaaggccatcagactgttaaatagccatctcCAGCACAGAGGGGCTATATAGAGCCTTCTTTATACACAGTCTTGAAAtaattggccactttaataaatggaacactagtcactttaataatgttaacataACTTGCATTACTCTGTATATACTGCATTCtaaactattctactgtatcttagtctatgctgccCTGACATTGCTCgtacaaatatttatatattccatTCCTTcacttagatgtgtgtattgggtatatgttgtgtaattgttagatgttactgcactgtcggaactagaagcacaagcatttcgctacacccacaataacatctgttaaacaggtttatgtgaccaataacatttgatttcagaagatagccctatttggtaaaagaccaaagtccatgttatggcaagaacagctcaaataagcaaagcgaaacgacagtccatcattactttaacacatggtcagtcaatatggaacatttcaagaactttgaaagtttattttatgtgaccaataaaatttgatttgatccttgTGGTTGTCCCGTCTTACCCCAGAGGTGATGTACCATGTAGAGGCTGCCGATCTGTGAGAAGAACCCTCCCACAGCCTCACTGTTCTGCTGCCGGAACTCTATGGCCCGAGCCCTGCCGTACACACGGAACACACGCTGATGTCACATGACACACAGCAGCCAATCAAGCAGCCTTATGACTGCAGTCGTTCATCCTGTGTTCATCCTGTGTTATTAAATAACTACAGAGCACGGAGGGAATACGGATACCTTCTGCTGAACACACCATCTTGCTTCAGACAGATTTTTCAAAACTATAAATAAAACGATTTCACCATTGAGTTATCGATTTCATGTATTAATCAATGCAATGTTCCAATCATCCAATTTCCTGCATCGCTGTTCAGTCCACCCAGGTATAAGGATTTGACATTGTTGTTCTGTCAAACAGTGGTTTGAATTGACAAATTACAGCAGCCATATTCTACTTATAGTCACGATATCGAATAATCGTATTTCACATAACAATCCCTCGTCCATTTTTAGTCATGCTCAAGACGCCGTGAAACAGAAGTGCAGATCAGAGGTACTGTACAGGTGTATCAACTACATGATAGAAGGAACCAAGTGACGTCGGTGTCTAAGAAGTGTCAAATTAAAAAGGAGGATATTTATGCTAATCCTACAGAAAAATAAGAGAACCTGCCTTACCAGTAGTTTCCCCACTCAATCATAGTTCCAGGctgaaagaagagaggaggaggattagacggagtgagagagataaagagacagagagagaaagtcagtCTAACCCTGAGTTGGTATGAGCGGAGCTCATAGATGTTTGGTCCTGGGCGGGGGGTGGGCTCGTTCCAGAAGCTGAACTCCAGGAGCAGCTGGTTACGACGAGACAGCAACATCTTCCCCCGCTCATTCCTGTACTCCATGAACACCTACAAAACCACAAGTATTGGTTCAAGAACTGAAAAGGAAATGCACTCCCAAATTTGGTAGGAGGCATATGCAGGTTTTTTGTAATGCATACCTAACATGATTCAAAAGATGAAATTCAAAGTAATAACACAGTATTGTAAGTACTGTGCAGGAATTTCTTACTTTTCATTATAGAAACCCTATATAGCGACATTTGTGAGCCAACTTTTCTACCAACCTTATTCTGACGGAGTTTGTTCATGACCTCCGTCAGAGCTGGGTAGCCTCCCCGATATCGCCACAGGTGAACTGCaacacagagaggggagggaaaggggatacctagtcaattgtacaactgaatgccttcagctgaaatgtgtcttctgcatttaacccaacccctctgaatcagagaggtgcggcggactgccataatcgacatccacgtcttaggtgcccggggaacagtgggttaactgccttgctcagggacagaacgactgatttttaaccttgtcagctcagggattcgatccagcaacctttcggttactggcccaacgctctaaccactaggctaccaggtGAGAGTGTGTGCGAGCATGTGTAGGAGTGTGTCCTTACCAGCCTGGTCCTGCTCTCCATACCATGTGTTCCAGGTGCCAATCAGCTCACAGGGGTAGTGAGAGTCAGCGTTGATGGAGGGCAGAACCTCCTCACTGAGGACAcgcataacaaaacaaaaattacATAATCATTCAGAATCTTGGTGACGCTGTACTGATCTTCTTACAGACATCATCAAAAGCATTTAGACTCTAACAATAACAGTCTAACAATGCTGCCGTTCGAGAGTTTGATCGGAGGTAGGTGTACCTTACCTTGCCTTGTTGTAAGCATCAAGGCACTCGGGCTTGACATTGTGAACTGTAAAAGAGAAAGAGGTAATCCAGCATGTAACAGAGTGTGGGCGTGGCCTGGGGAAAAAAGTCTGAAACCTTTAAATCTATGTTAAAAAAAACACAATGAGGCAATTGTAGTGTAGACTCACAGGCGTCACAACCAAACccttgagggtgtgtgtgtgtgtgtgtgtgtgtgtgtgtgagagaacctACACTGTATTTTGTAGAGGTTGGTCTCTTCCTTCTTAGCCAGTAGTTGAGAGTGGGCATCCTTTCTGGGGTCGACCTTCCTGACAAACAGAGACTTGAACCAGCTGTCCTCACGGTTCTTATTGGTGGACGCTGATAGACTCCTTGACAAGACGTGAGACAGCATTAGGACACCatcatatatttttatttaacctttacttatCCAGGATGGTCTCCTTGAGATATTATTtttcaatatacacacacacacagtatactaaTGTTTAATCATAAGTAGAGTCAATGAAAACCAGCCAAAAGCACTAGAGATCACAGTAATGTGTCACAGTTTTGGTTCGTAATAAAGAATTTGGCTGGTAATAAACCTATTCTCAATTTGAGTTTCTTTACCAGGTTCTCAAGATGATTAGTGAAGCTCAGCTTCTCATTCCCAAACATTTGTAAGTTTTGACTTGCTCTATGGCATTTCCTTCCAAGGTATGTGTATTATGGAT is from Oncorhynchus gorbuscha isolate QuinsamMale2020 ecotype Even-year linkage group LG14, OgorEven_v1.0, whole genome shotgun sequence and encodes:
- the LOC123994764 gene encoding protein NipSnap homolog 2-like, which produces MASRVLQKVGNGLKQTRNGVQMNGQVILTIRSLSASTNKNREDSWFKSLFVRKVDPRKDAHSQLLAKKEETNLYKIQFHNVKPECLDAYNKASEEVLPSINADSHYPCELIGTWNTWYGEQDQAVHLWRYRGGYPALTEVMNKLRQNKVFMEYRNERGKMLLSRRNQLLLEFSFWNEPTPRPGPNIYELRSYQLRPGTMIEWGNYWARAIEFRQQNSEAVGGFFSQIGSLYMVHHLWAYKDLQSREDTRNAAWQHEGWDEVVYYTVPLIQHMESRIMIPMKTSPLK